A genome region from Dickeya dadantii NCPPB 898 includes the following:
- the tehB gene encoding SAM-dependent methyltransferase TehB: MQELICYKHMPVWNSSTLPAAFQEKHNTKEGTWAKLQILKGELTFDLLTEQGDTKERFQFSPQQQPPYIEPQCWHRIVSFSDDLECQLGFYCSAEDYYHKKYELTRTHSEVINALRYVQPGKALDLGCGGGRNALYLNLKGFDVTACDKNAMSIDSLNSIIAGEPLSRIDAFVHDINLADIRHQYDFILSTVVFMFLERARIPAIVSNMQQHTVAGGYNLIVAAMSTDDFPCPMPFSFTFGHNELHDYYRDWEIVKYNEDVGELHKTDANGNRIKLRFATLLARKPA; the protein is encoded by the coding sequence ATGCAAGAACTGATTTGTTATAAACACATGCCGGTATGGAACAGCAGCACGCTGCCTGCGGCATTCCAGGAAAAACACAACACTAAAGAAGGTACCTGGGCAAAGCTACAGATTTTAAAAGGCGAGCTGACGTTCGACCTGCTAACAGAACAGGGTGACACCAAAGAGCGCTTCCAGTTCTCACCTCAGCAGCAACCGCCCTATATTGAACCGCAGTGCTGGCATCGCATCGTCTCATTTTCAGACGATCTGGAATGCCAGTTGGGCTTTTACTGCTCGGCGGAAGACTATTACCACAAAAAGTATGAGCTGACACGCACCCACTCGGAAGTGATCAACGCCCTGCGTTATGTTCAGCCGGGAAAAGCGCTGGATCTGGGCTGCGGCGGCGGGCGCAACGCGCTCTACCTGAATCTGAAAGGGTTTGACGTCACCGCCTGCGACAAAAACGCGATGAGCATTGATTCACTTAATAGCATCATCGCCGGCGAACCGCTCAGCCGGATTGATGCGTTCGTCCACGACATCAATCTGGCCGATATTCGTCACCAGTACGATTTCATCCTGTCGACAGTGGTGTTTATGTTTCTGGAGCGGGCGCGGATCCCGGCTATCGTCAGCAACATGCAGCAACACACCGTCGCCGGGGGCTATAACCTGATCGTCGCCGCCATGTCCACCGACGATTTCCCCTGCCCGATGCCGTTCTCGTTCACCTTCGGGCACAACGAGTTGCACGACTATTATCGTGACTGGGAGATCGTGAAATACAACGAGGATGTGGGAGAACTGCACAAAACCGACGCCAACGGCAACCGTATCAAACTGCGCTTTGCCACGCTGCTGGCGCGCAAACCTGCCTGA
- the ubiK gene encoding ubiquinone biosynthesis accessory factor UbiK, whose product MIDPKKLEQIARQVQESMPKGIREFGEDVEKKIRQILQSQLGKLDLVSREEFDVQTQVLLRTREKLALLEQRLSALEAKAAGSEPTSQPPADPQ is encoded by the coding sequence ATGATTGACCCGAAAAAGTTAGAGCAGATTGCCCGTCAGGTGCAGGAATCCATGCCAAAAGGCATCCGGGAATTTGGCGAGGATGTGGAGAAGAAAATCCGTCAGATTCTGCAATCGCAACTGGGCAAACTGGATTTGGTCAGCCGCGAAGAGTTTGATGTGCAAACCCAGGTATTGCTGCGAACCCGCGAGAAACTGGCGCTGCTGGAGCAGCGTCTGAGCGCGCTGGAAGCGAAAGCCGCAGGCAGCGAGCCGACATCACAGCCGCCAGCCGATCCGCAGTAA
- the cysK gene encoding cysteine synthase A, whose translation MSKIYEDNSFTIGHTPLVRLNRIGNGRILAKVESRNPSFSVKCRIGANLIWDAEKRGVLKPGIELVEPTSGNTGIALAYVAAARGYKLTLTMPETMSIERRKLLKALGANLVLTEGAKGMKGAIAKAEEIVASDPQRYLLLQQFSNPANPEIHEKTTGPEIWEDTDGEVDVFISGVGTGGTLTGVSRYIKNTKGKAIISVAVEPTDSPVITQALAGEEIKPGPHKIQGIGAGFIPANLDLKLVDRVERVTNEEAIHTARRLMEEEGILAGISSGAAVAAALNLLKEEEFANKTIVVILPSSGERYLSTALFADLFTEQELQQ comes from the coding sequence ATGAGTAAGATCTACGAAGACAATTCTTTCACTATCGGCCATACGCCGCTGGTTCGTCTGAATCGCATCGGCAATGGGCGTATTCTGGCTAAGGTGGAGTCGCGTAACCCGAGCTTCAGCGTGAAATGCCGTATCGGCGCCAACCTGATTTGGGATGCCGAAAAACGCGGCGTGCTGAAGCCCGGCATCGAACTCGTAGAACCGACCAGCGGTAATACCGGTATCGCACTGGCGTATGTGGCGGCGGCGCGCGGTTATAAACTGACGCTGACCATGCCGGAAACCATGAGCATTGAACGCCGCAAACTGCTCAAGGCGCTGGGCGCCAACCTGGTGCTGACCGAAGGCGCCAAAGGCATGAAGGGCGCTATTGCCAAAGCCGAAGAAATCGTGGCCAGCGACCCGCAACGTTACCTGCTGCTGCAGCAGTTCAGTAACCCGGCCAACCCGGAAATTCACGAAAAAACCACCGGCCCGGAAATCTGGGAAGACACCGACGGCGAAGTGGACGTGTTCATTTCCGGCGTGGGCACCGGCGGTACGCTGACCGGCGTTAGCCGTTACATCAAGAACACCAAGGGTAAAGCCATCATCTCCGTTGCCGTTGAGCCAACCGACTCGCCGGTCATCACCCAGGCGCTGGCTGGTGAAGAGATCAAACCCGGTCCGCACAAGATCCAGGGGATCGGCGCCGGTTTCATTCCAGCCAACCTGGACCTGAAACTGGTCGATCGCGTTGAGCGCGTCACCAACGAAGAGGCTATCCACACCGCGCGCCGTCTGATGGAAGAAGAAGGCATTCTGGCGGGGATCTCTTCAGGCGCAGCGGTAGCGGCGGCCCTGAACCTGCTGAAAGAAGAGGAATTCGCCAACAAGACCATCGTGGTGATCCTGCCCTCTTCCGGCGAACGTTACCTCAGTACGGCGTTGTTTGCCGATCTGTTCACCGAACAGGAACTGCAGCAGTAA
- the ptsI gene encoding phosphoenolpyruvate-protein phosphotransferase PtsI, which translates to MISGILVSPGIAFGKALLLKDDEIVVNRKKISADQVDQEIELFLTGRAKASKQLEAIKQKAAETLGPEKEAIFEGHIMLLEDEEFEQEIISLIKDDHASADAAAFSVIETQAKALEELDDEYLKERAADMRDIGKRLLKNILGLHIVDLGDIQDEVILIAKDLTPSETAQLNLDKVLGFITDIGGRTSHTSIMARSLELPAIVGTTDATQKIKNGDFIILDGVNNKIYQNPDQATIDQLKAVQEQYNTEKYELAKLKDLPAISLDGHQVEVCANIGTVRDVAGAERNGAEGVGLYRTEFLFMDRDALPTEEEQFQAYKAVAEAVGEQAVIVRTMDIGGDKDLPYMDLPKEENPFLGWRAIRICLDRKEILHSQLRAILRASAFGKLRIMFPMIISVEEVRTLKAELEMLKGQLRAEGKVFDETIEVGVMVETPAAAAIAHHLAKEVDFFSIGTNDLTQYTLAVDRGNELISHLYNPMSPAVLTLIKQVIDASHAEGKWTGMCGELAGDERATLLLLGMGLDEFSMSAISIPRIKKIIRNANYEDAKALAEQALAQPTAEELSSLVSRFIKEKTLC; encoded by the coding sequence ATGATTTCAGGCATATTAGTATCACCGGGAATTGCTTTTGGTAAGGCGCTGCTACTGAAAGATGACGAGATCGTCGTCAACCGGAAAAAAATCTCTGCAGACCAGGTCGATCAGGAAATCGAACTCTTTCTGACGGGTCGCGCCAAAGCCTCGAAGCAGTTGGAAGCGATCAAGCAAAAAGCGGCTGAAACGCTGGGGCCAGAGAAAGAAGCCATCTTCGAAGGGCATATCATGCTGCTGGAAGATGAGGAATTCGAGCAGGAAATCATCTCCCTGATTAAAGACGACCACGCGTCCGCGGACGCGGCGGCGTTTTCCGTCATCGAGACCCAGGCGAAAGCGCTGGAAGAACTGGATGACGAATACCTGAAAGAGCGCGCCGCGGATATGCGCGACATCGGCAAGCGCCTGCTGAAAAACATTCTGGGCCTGCACATCGTCGACCTGGGCGACATCCAGGACGAAGTGATTCTGATTGCCAAAGATCTGACCCCGTCCGAAACCGCGCAGTTGAACCTGGACAAGGTGCTGGGTTTTATTACCGATATCGGCGGCCGTACGTCCCATACCTCAATCATGGCGCGTTCGCTGGAACTGCCCGCTATCGTGGGCACCACCGATGCCACCCAGAAAATCAAGAATGGCGATTTCATCATTCTGGACGGGGTAAACAACAAGATTTACCAGAATCCTGATCAGGCTACCATTGACCAGCTCAAGGCCGTTCAGGAACAGTACAACACCGAGAAATATGAACTCGCCAAACTGAAAGATCTGCCGGCCATCTCGCTGGACGGTCATCAGGTGGAAGTGTGCGCCAACATCGGTACCGTGCGCGACGTCGCCGGCGCTGAGCGTAACGGCGCGGAAGGCGTGGGCCTGTATCGCACCGAATTCCTGTTCATGGATCGCGATGCCCTGCCGACCGAAGAAGAGCAGTTCCAGGCCTACAAAGCCGTCGCGGAAGCGGTGGGCGAGCAGGCGGTGATCGTGCGCACCATGGACATCGGCGGCGACAAAGACCTGCCGTACATGGACCTGCCGAAGGAAGAGAACCCGTTCCTTGGCTGGCGTGCGATTCGTATCTGCCTTGATCGCAAGGAAATTCTGCATTCGCAGTTGCGCGCTATTCTGCGTGCGTCCGCGTTCGGCAAACTGCGCATCATGTTCCCGATGATCATTTCGGTGGAAGAAGTGCGTACGCTGAAAGCCGAACTGGAGATGCTCAAAGGCCAGTTGCGTGCGGAAGGCAAAGTGTTCGACGAAACAATCGAAGTCGGCGTGATGGTGGAAACCCCGGCCGCAGCGGCCATCGCCCATCATCTGGCGAAGGAAGTTGACTTCTTTAGTATTGGGACAAATGACTTAACCCAGTATACTCTGGCGGTAGATCGTGGGAACGAGCTGATTTCTCATCTCTATAACCCGATGTCTCCGGCCGTGTTGACCCTGATCAAGCAGGTGATCGACGCCTCGCACGCCGAAGGCAAGTGGACAGGCATGTGCGGTGAACTCGCGGGTGACGAACGTGCTACACTACTGCTGCTGGGGATGGGTCTGGATGAATTCAGCATGAGTGCCATCTCGATTCCTCGCATCAAGAAAATTATTCGCAATGCCAACTACGAAGATGCGAAAGCGCTGGCGGAGCAGGCATTAGCCCAGCCGACAGCAGAAGAGTTAAGCAGTCTGGTAAGCCGGTTCATTAAAGAAAAGACGCTTTGCTGA
- the zipA gene encoding cell division protein ZipA codes for MMQDLRLILIVVGAIAIIALLLHGLWTSRKERSSLFRDRPVKRLKPKRDDAPLEELDEGVGEVRVTHSRGQQNPSPGNYTPSGERSAPSFGQEPAAYDPLLDDVEPQAPLRQPVQPEAPRAEPQPTPQYQQPQPVSEPVARTVDETVSEAYDRQPEPPAPDAPAAAQQQEAVLVLHVAAHQGGVIGGELLLQSVLQSGFQFGEMNIFHRHVNPAGSGPVLFSLANMVKPGSFNVDAMSEFTTPGVSIFMMVPSYGDASQNFKLMLQSAQRIADDVGGVVLDDERRLVTPQKVEAYKARIRAVLKANGE; via the coding sequence ATGATGCAGGACCTGCGTCTGATCTTGATTGTTGTTGGCGCGATCGCAATTATAGCACTGTTACTGCATGGTCTTTGGACAAGCCGTAAGGAGCGCTCGTCCCTTTTCCGCGATCGTCCGGTAAAACGCCTGAAGCCAAAGCGTGACGACGCCCCGCTGGAGGAGCTTGATGAAGGGGTCGGCGAGGTGCGGGTAACGCATTCCCGCGGCCAGCAGAATCCTTCGCCCGGCAACTATACGCCTTCGGGCGAGCGTTCAGCGCCGTCCTTCGGGCAGGAACCGGCGGCCTATGATCCGCTGCTGGATGACGTCGAGCCGCAAGCGCCGTTGCGTCAGCCCGTTCAGCCTGAGGCACCGCGTGCGGAGCCTCAGCCCACTCCCCAGTATCAGCAACCGCAGCCGGTATCCGAACCCGTTGCGCGCACTGTCGACGAGACTGTGTCGGAAGCCTATGACCGGCAACCCGAACCGCCGGCGCCAGACGCGCCCGCGGCCGCACAGCAGCAGGAAGCCGTGCTGGTGCTGCATGTGGCGGCGCATCAGGGCGGTGTGATCGGCGGCGAATTGTTGCTGCAAAGCGTGTTGCAGTCCGGTTTCCAGTTCGGCGAAATGAACATTTTCCACCGTCACGTCAATCCGGCGGGCAGCGGCCCGGTGCTGTTCAGCCTGGCCAACATGGTCAAACCCGGTTCTTTCAATGTGGACGCGATGTCCGAGTTCACCACGCCGGGTGTGTCGATTTTCATGATGGTGCCGTCTTACGGCGACGCCAGCCAGAATTTCAAGCTGATGCTGCAGTCGGCTCAGCGTATCGCCGATGACGTGGGCGGCGTTGTGCTGGACGACGAGCGTCGTCTGGTGACGCCGCAGAAAGTGGAAGCCTATAAAGCTCGTATTCGTGCGGTACTCAAGGCTAATGGCGAATAA
- the norW gene encoding NADH:flavorubredoxin reductase NorW: MSDDIIVIGAGFAARQLIKNLRKQDTQRPIRLITADSGDEYNKPELSHVISQHRPADDLTRMSAAQFAEEQRITLLAHTSVTGIDAGRRQVICDTRHYDYHTLVLATGASAVIPPVPGHEWMLTLNSQQEYRRAETRLTQATRILILGAGLIGSELAMDMAQASKHVTLVDRASHLLSALLPVDISARLQDALLRQGVELMLNSGLQRLEKTDAGLEVTLMSGRTLEVDEVISAIGLRANTSLATAAGLTVNRGIVTDSQMRTSDPHIYALGDCAEINGKLLPFLQPIQLTANIAASSIITSTSNTADQIRGGNGSLTLPAMLIKVKTPLFPLQLAGETQNPELVWHTIADRGGIVAKGMEGEQLRGFVVGGDRMKDAFPLLRQLSS; this comes from the coding sequence ATGTCTGACGACATCATTGTTATCGGGGCGGGTTTCGCCGCCCGGCAACTGATTAAAAACCTGCGTAAGCAGGATACCCAACGCCCGATTCGCCTGATCACCGCCGACAGCGGCGATGAATACAACAAACCGGAGCTGAGCCATGTGATCAGTCAGCATCGCCCCGCCGACGATCTAACGCGCATGAGCGCGGCGCAATTTGCCGAAGAACAGCGGATTACGCTGCTGGCGCACACCTCCGTCACCGGCATTGATGCCGGGCGACGGCAGGTTATCTGCGATACCCGGCACTATGATTATCACACACTGGTGCTGGCGACGGGCGCCAGCGCCGTGATACCGCCGGTTCCCGGTCATGAGTGGATGCTGACGCTCAACAGCCAACAGGAATATCGCCGGGCGGAAACACGTCTGACGCAGGCGACTCGCATTCTGATACTGGGGGCGGGTTTGATCGGCAGCGAACTGGCGATGGATATGGCGCAGGCCAGCAAGCACGTCACGCTGGTGGATCGGGCATCGCATCTCCTTTCCGCGCTGCTGCCCGTCGACATCAGCGCCCGGCTGCAAGACGCCTTGCTGCGACAAGGCGTAGAGCTGATGCTCAATAGCGGACTTCAGCGGTTGGAGAAAACCGACGCCGGCCTGGAAGTCACGTTGATGTCCGGGCGCACGCTGGAGGTCGACGAAGTGATCTCCGCCATCGGATTGCGCGCCAATACCTCGCTGGCAACTGCCGCCGGTCTGACGGTGAATCGCGGCATCGTTACCGACAGTCAGATGCGTACCTCCGATCCGCATATTTACGCACTGGGCGACTGCGCCGAAATCAACGGCAAACTGCTGCCCTTTTTGCAACCGATTCAGCTAACCGCCAACATTGCTGCCAGCAGCATTATAACCAGCACCAGTAATACGGCTGACCAGATACGGGGAGGGAACGGTTCCCTCACCCTACCCGCAATGCTGATTAAGGTGAAAACCCCGCTGTTTCCATTACAGCTGGCTGGCGAAACACAGAACCCGGAGCTGGTCTGGCACACCATCGCCGATCGTGGCGGAATAGTGGCAAAAGGGATGGAAGGAGAGCAACTGCGGGGGTTCGTCGTGGGTGGCGATCGCATGAAAGACGCCTTTCCGCTGTTACGGCAACTGTCATCATGA
- the ptsH gene encoding phosphocarrier protein Hpr: MFQQEVTITAPNGLHTRPAAQFVKEAKGFTSEITVTSNGKSASAKSLFKLQTLGLTQGTVVTISAEGEDEQQAVEHLVKLMAELE; encoded by the coding sequence ATGTTCCAGCAAGAAGTAACGATTACCGCGCCGAATGGCCTGCACACTCGTCCCGCCGCACAGTTCGTGAAAGAAGCCAAAGGATTCACCTCTGAAATCACCGTTACCTCCAACGGCAAAAGCGCCAGCGCCAAGAGCCTGTTCAAATTGCAGACCCTCGGTCTGACCCAGGGTACCGTGGTCACCATTTCCGCCGAAGGTGAAGACGAGCAGCAAGCCGTTGAGCATCTGGTTAAACTGATGGCTGAGCTTGAGTAA
- the cysZ gene encoding sulfate transporter CysZ produces MSYTQHLDPKHSGLHYFLKGWQLLSLPGIRRFVILPMLVNILLMGGAFWWLFHQLGTWIPQLMTHVPDWLQWLSYLLWPLVTLSVLLVFSYFFSTITNLIAAPFNGLLAEQLEARLTGQPLPASGILDIAKDVPRIMRREIQKLAYYLPRVLVLLLLYFVPGIGQTVVPVVWFLFGAWMLAIQYCDYPFDNHKVGFSAMRQALRQNKLTNLQFGALVSLCTMVPVLNLLIMPVAVCGATALWVDRYRHLSGTLHRS; encoded by the coding sequence ATGTCTTACACGCAACACCTTGATCCCAAACACAGCGGCCTGCATTACTTTCTGAAAGGCTGGCAACTTCTCTCACTGCCCGGCATCCGCCGTTTTGTCATTCTTCCCATGCTGGTTAATATCCTGCTGATGGGCGGCGCTTTTTGGTGGTTGTTCCACCAGCTTGGCACCTGGATACCGCAACTGATGACCCATGTGCCGGACTGGCTGCAGTGGCTGAGCTATCTGCTCTGGCCGCTGGTGACCCTCTCCGTGCTGCTGGTGTTCAGCTATTTTTTCAGCACCATCACCAACCTGATCGCCGCGCCGTTCAACGGCCTGCTGGCGGAACAGTTGGAAGCCCGGTTGACCGGCCAGCCGCTGCCGGCCAGCGGTATCCTTGATATCGCCAAAGACGTGCCCCGTATCATGCGGCGAGAAATTCAAAAACTGGCCTACTATTTACCGCGGGTACTGGTATTGCTGCTGTTGTATTTCGTGCCCGGCATCGGCCAGACGGTGGTGCCGGTGGTGTGGTTCCTGTTTGGCGCCTGGATGCTGGCAATCCAGTACTGCGATTACCCGTTCGACAACCACAAAGTCGGCTTTTCAGCCATGCGGCAGGCGTTGCGGCAAAACAAGCTAACCAATCTACAGTTTGGCGCGCTGGTCAGCCTGTGCACCATGGTGCCGGTGCTTAATCTGTTGATCATGCCGGTGGCGGTCTGCGGCGCCACGGCCCTGTGGGTTGATCGTTATCGTCACCTTTCCGGCACACTGCACCGAAGCTGA
- the yjeH gene encoding L-methionine/branched-chain amino acid transporter, whose protein sequence is MGGSNTLKQELGLVQGIGLLSTSLLGTGVFAVPALVAEQARGDSLWAWPLLIALVFPIAIAFASLGRHFPNAGGAAHFVRLAFGPRLARVTGWLFLSVIPVGLPAAMQIAAGFWQAAFGLTAGGLLLVQLLTLAVIWLLGMRSAGSSATIQTLIALLVVLLVAAIWWQGRIMPSQIPWPALADISGTKMLDALAVMFWCFVGLEAFAHLATEFKSPERDFPRALLIGMLLAGAVYWGCTVAVLHFGAYGPHQAATASLPGIVVRLFGDHALWLACIVGYLACFASVNIYTQGFARLVWSQAPEESRLARLSASRTPVNALSLVVACCLICCLVIYWLNLPLSELIVYANGIFILIYLLCMLAGWRLLRGRSRVMASVGSVLCAALLLTLGWKSLYALGMLAALWLLLPARREAVTAG, encoded by the coding sequence GTGGGCGGCAGTAATACGTTAAAACAGGAGTTGGGGCTGGTGCAGGGCATCGGGTTGTTGTCGACCTCGTTGCTGGGGACCGGCGTGTTTGCCGTGCCCGCACTGGTGGCGGAGCAGGCGCGAGGCGATAGCCTGTGGGCCTGGCCGCTGCTGATTGCGCTGGTGTTTCCAATCGCTATCGCCTTTGCGTCGCTTGGCCGGCACTTCCCGAATGCCGGCGGCGCGGCGCATTTTGTTCGGCTGGCGTTTGGCCCCCGTCTGGCCCGGGTCACCGGTTGGTTATTTTTGTCGGTCATCCCGGTCGGTTTGCCCGCGGCGATGCAAATCGCCGCCGGTTTCTGGCAGGCGGCCTTTGGCCTGACGGCGGGCGGCTTACTGTTGGTGCAATTGCTGACGCTGGCCGTGATCTGGCTGCTGGGCATGCGCAGCGCCGGTTCCAGCGCCACGATACAGACGCTGATTGCGCTGCTGGTGGTCTTACTGGTGGCGGCGATCTGGTGGCAGGGTCGGATTATGCCGTCCCAGATTCCGTGGCCTGCGCTGGCGGACATTAGCGGAACGAAGATGCTGGATGCGCTGGCGGTGATGTTCTGGTGCTTCGTCGGGCTGGAGGCTTTTGCCCATCTGGCGACGGAGTTCAAATCGCCCGAGCGGGATTTTCCACGCGCGTTGCTGATCGGTATGCTGCTGGCGGGCGCCGTTTACTGGGGATGTACTGTCGCGGTGTTGCATTTCGGCGCGTATGGCCCTCATCAGGCGGCTACTGCGTCTTTGCCCGGTATCGTGGTGCGTCTGTTCGGCGATCATGCATTGTGGCTGGCCTGCATAGTGGGCTATCTCGCCTGTTTTGCCAGCGTGAATATCTATACTCAGGGCTTTGCCCGGCTGGTGTGGTCGCAGGCGCCAGAAGAGAGCCGGCTGGCCCGTTTATCGGCGTCGCGTACGCCGGTGAATGCGTTATCGCTGGTGGTGGCTTGCTGTTTGATCTGCTGTCTGGTCATTTACTGGCTGAACTTGCCGCTATCCGAGCTGATCGTTTACGCCAACGGCATTTTCATTCTGATTTATCTGCTGTGCATGCTGGCGGGGTGGCGTCTGTTGCGCGGGCGTTCCCGCGTGATGGCGAGCGTCGGCAGCGTACTGTGCGCGGCGCTGTTGCTGACGCTCGGCTGGAAGTCGTTGTATGCGTTGGGGATGCTGGCGGCGTTGTGGTTGCTGCTGCCAGCCAGACGCGAGGCCGTGACGGCTGGGTGA
- the crr gene encoding PTS glucose transporter subunit IIA, whose translation MGLFDKLKSLVSDDKKETGSIEIIAPLSGEIVNIEDVPDVVFAEKIVGDGIAIKPSGNKMVAPVDGTIGKIFETNHAFSIESDNGIELFVHFGIDTVELKGEGFKRIAEEGQRVKKGDVVIEFDLPLLEEKAKSTLTPVVISNMDEIKELIKLSGTVVVGETPVIRIKK comes from the coding sequence ATGGGTTTGTTCGATAAACTGAAATCTCTGGTTTCTGACGACAAGAAAGAAACCGGCAGCATCGAAATCATTGCCCCGTTATCCGGTGAAATCGTCAACATCGAAGACGTGCCTGATGTGGTATTCGCAGAGAAAATCGTCGGCGATGGCATCGCTATCAAACCTAGCGGTAACAAAATGGTCGCGCCGGTGGACGGCACCATTGGTAAGATCTTCGAAACTAACCATGCTTTTTCCATCGAATCAGACAATGGCATCGAACTGTTCGTTCACTTTGGTATTGATACCGTTGAACTGAAAGGCGAAGGCTTTAAACGTATCGCGGAAGAAGGGCAGCGCGTCAAAAAAGGCGACGTGGTCATCGAGTTTGATCTGCCGTTGCTGGAAGAGAAAGCCAAGTCTACCCTGACCCCGGTCGTGATCTCCAACATGGATGAGATCAAAGAGCTGATCAAACTGAGCGGCACCGTTGTCGTTGGGGAAACCCCGGTTATTCGCATCAAGAAGTAA
- the ribB gene encoding 3,4-dihydroxy-2-butanone-4-phosphate synthase, producing the protein MNQTLLSEFGTPVERVERALDALRHGRGVMVLDDENRENEGDMIFPAETMTVEQMALTIRHGSGIVCLCLTEERRQKLELPMMVENNSSHFQTAFTVTIEAAEGVTTGVSAADRLTTIRVATADDARPSDLNRPGHVFPLRAQPGGVLARGGHTEATVDLMRLAGFKPFGVLCELTNDDGSMAHAPEVIAFAKQHAMPVLTIEDLVAYRQAAERKAS; encoded by the coding sequence ATGAATCAGACTTTACTTTCCGAATTCGGTACCCCTGTCGAACGTGTTGAACGTGCGCTGGATGCGTTGCGTCACGGCCGCGGTGTGATGGTGCTGGACGATGAAAATCGTGAAAACGAAGGTGACATGATTTTCCCGGCCGAAACCATGACCGTTGAGCAGATGGCGCTGACCATCCGTCACGGCAGCGGCATCGTGTGCCTGTGTCTCACCGAGGAACGCCGCCAGAAGCTGGAACTGCCGATGATGGTGGAAAACAACTCCAGCCATTTCCAGACCGCGTTCACCGTCACGATTGAAGCCGCCGAAGGCGTCACCACCGGCGTATCCGCCGCTGACCGTCTGACCACGATTCGCGTGGCGACTGCCGATGACGCTCGCCCGAGCGACCTGAACCGTCCCGGCCATGTGTTCCCGCTGCGTGCGCAGCCGGGCGGCGTGCTGGCGCGCGGCGGCCACACCGAAGCGACGGTGGATTTGATGCGTCTGGCCGGGTTCAAACCGTTCGGCGTGTTGTGCGAACTGACGAATGATGATGGTTCCATGGCCCACGCGCCGGAAGTGATCGCCTTCGCGAAACAGCACGCTATGCCGGTACTGACCATCGAAGATTTGGTGGCCTACCGCCAGGCGGCTGAGCGTAAAGCCAGCTGA